One region of Flavobacterium sp. GSB-24 genomic DNA includes:
- a CDS encoding glycosyltransferase family 9 protein, translating to MSTLSKINNFRRGVMRGLTKNIGKPKTERDIVLVDKAEIKRVLICRPNGRLGNLLLITPLVQEVAETFPNCKIDLFVKGTLAPIVFENYQAVNKTIHLPKKPFKSLVEYMKVWISIKSEPYDMAINVDQNSSSGRLAVRFSRAKYKFYGDLDGELTESKTDYDHIAKYPVYNFRTYLTKLGLPKSNKIVASLDLKLTDAELDNGKKILDLITPDPSKRTICIFTYATGAKCYSGEWWENFYSKLKEEYSNYNIIEILPVENVSQIGFQAPTYYSKDIREMGSVLANVDLFIGADSGIMHLASAAQTPTVGLFSVSELKKYAPYDSGSVGVDTRKCMPLEYFQIINSILDNGKLKVYPKAV from the coding sequence ATGAGTACTTTAAGCAAAATAAACAATTTTAGAAGAGGCGTGATGCGTGGTCTGACTAAAAACATTGGAAAACCAAAAACGGAACGTGATATTGTTTTGGTTGATAAAGCTGAAATTAAACGCGTTTTAATTTGCAGACCAAATGGCAGACTGGGCAATCTTTTATTAATTACGCCGCTGGTTCAAGAAGTAGCAGAAACTTTCCCGAATTGTAAAATTGATTTGTTTGTAAAAGGTACATTAGCACCAATTGTTTTTGAAAATTATCAGGCAGTTAACAAAACAATTCATTTACCCAAAAAACCTTTTAAAAGTTTAGTTGAGTATATGAAGGTTTGGATTTCTATTAAGAGCGAACCTTATGATATGGCTATAAATGTCGATCAAAATTCTTCTTCTGGCAGATTGGCTGTACGATTTTCAAGAGCAAAGTATAAATTTTATGGAGATTTAGACGGTGAATTAACAGAGTCAAAAACGGATTATGACCATATTGCTAAATACCCGGTTTATAATTTCAGGACTTATTTAACAAAATTAGGATTGCCTAAAAGCAATAAAATAGTAGCATCTTTGGATCTTAAACTTACTGATGCAGAACTTGATAACGGAAAGAAAATTTTAGATCTTATAACTCCAGATCCGTCAAAACGAACAATCTGTATCTTTACTTATGCAACGGGAGCTAAATGCTATTCAGGAGAATGGTGGGAAAACTTTTATTCTAAACTTAAAGAAGAATACAGCAATTATAATATTATTGAAATATTGCCAGTTGAAAATGTTTCGCAAATTGGGTTCCAAGCGCCAACTTATTATAGTAAAGATATTCGCGAAATGGGATCTGTATTGGCAAATGTAGATTTGTTTATTGGTGCAGACAGCGGTATTATGCATTTAGCAAGTGCTGCTCAAACTCCAACTGTTGGATTGTTCTCAGTTTCAGAATTAAAAAAATACGCCCCTTATGATAGTGGAAGTGTAGGAGTGGATACTAGAAAATGTATGCCTTTAGAATATTTCCAAATTATCAATTCAATTTTAGATAACGGGAAATTAAAAGTATATCCTAAAGCAGTATAA